A region from the Desulfitobacterium dehalogenans ATCC 51507 genome encodes:
- a CDS encoding sensor histidine kinase gives MSQRYRTFISILFGLISFVGVFFASRFDFNGFSINITWSLMLPLLVALAWGTKYGVISVVASPIIFYPFILGSYNGWASLIPSLSLLLWVLIHGYGSEKRQKSKKRVYNLYFLQLIYVLIRFVVYITLFPILIRFNEVITPFWNPQAYTEIDMGIILLFVIKGIIVESILLGFCDAVLLLPFVRKFFNLPISSGARYNTYILSAIVLFGLCFTLAVLGIYNYISDEIPFFSWNLNPSEETRVTFLFAIILFFIMGGITIRFVQRVVETQAQLRIRERQLEEALGDIRVLNDELEQRILLRTGELQNAVSELEGFAYTISHDLRAPIRAIEGYSNFILEDYGKQLNPETNEMLGSIKGICQDMITLIHRLLEYSITSKQELALQPVNLADLILNIYEELKVAHPDRNVDLVIENELPMVTGDKVLLRQALENILSNGFKFTKGRQQAILNVNSVKHAEEWVFCFKDNGVGFDMKYAGKLFHVFQRMHRKQDFEGTGIGLATVKKILEKHRGRVWIEGRVNEGAQLYFALPLEKNNIDEGENV, from the coding sequence ATGAGCCAACGTTACAGGACCTTCATATCGATTTTGTTTGGATTGATTAGTTTTGTCGGGGTTTTCTTTGCAAGTCGATTTGATTTTAATGGGTTTTCCATTAACATTACATGGAGTTTGATGCTTCCCTTGTTGGTGGCATTAGCCTGGGGGACTAAGTATGGTGTTATTAGTGTTGTAGCCAGCCCTATTATTTTTTATCCGTTTATTCTAGGGAGTTATAACGGTTGGGCATCGCTGATTCCTTCCCTATCTCTTTTGCTTTGGGTTCTTATTCACGGATATGGGAGTGAAAAACGCCAGAAATCAAAGAAGAGAGTCTATAATCTCTACTTTCTACAGTTGATATATGTGCTTATCCGATTTGTGGTTTATATCACTCTATTCCCGATACTTATTCGATTCAATGAAGTGATTACACCGTTTTGGAATCCTCAAGCCTATACGGAAATAGATATGGGGATTATTCTTTTATTCGTAATCAAGGGAATCATTGTCGAATCCATTTTATTAGGCTTTTGCGATGCAGTGCTCCTCCTTCCTTTTGTTCGCAAATTTTTTAACCTCCCCATCTCTAGTGGAGCAAGATATAACACGTATATTTTGTCCGCAATTGTTCTTTTCGGTTTATGTTTTACCTTAGCTGTATTAGGAATTTACAACTATATTTCGGATGAGATCCCCTTTTTTTCATGGAATCTCAATCCCAGTGAAGAAACCCGAGTCACCTTCTTATTTGCAATTATTTTGTTTTTTATTATGGGTGGGATCACCATTCGCTTTGTTCAGCGCGTGGTGGAGACACAAGCGCAGCTGAGAATTCGAGAGCGCCAATTAGAGGAGGCGTTAGGAGATATTCGGGTGCTTAATGACGAGCTGGAACAACGGATTCTCTTACGCACAGGTGAACTGCAAAATGCAGTCAGCGAATTGGAGGGATTTGCCTATACCATATCCCATGATTTGCGGGCGCCTATCCGAGCTATTGAAGGATATAGCAATTTTATTCTTGAGGATTATGGAAAACAACTTAATCCAGAGACCAATGAAATGTTAGGGAGCATTAAAGGAATTTGCCAAGATATGATCACATTGATTCATCGTTTGTTGGAGTATTCCATAACGTCAAAGCAAGAATTGGCACTCCAACCAGTAAACCTAGCAGACCTTATTCTCAATATTTATGAAGAACTTAAGGTAGCTCATCCTGATCGAAACGTGGATTTGGTCATTGAGAATGAATTGCCGATGGTAACAGGGGATAAAGTACTCTTACGGCAAGCCCTTGAAAATATTCTTTCCAACGGGTTTAAATTTACTAAAGGGCGTCAACAGGCAATCCTGAACGTAAACAGTGTCAAACATGCTGAAGAATGGGTATTCTGCTTTAAAGATAATGGTGTTGGTTTCGATATGAAGTACGCCGGTAAGTTATTCCACGTATTCCAAAGAATGCACCGTAAGCAGGATTTTGAAGGAACGGGTATAGGACTTGCTACTGTGAAAAAAATACTTGAGAAACATAGAGGAAGAGTTTGGATTGAGGGACGAGTTAATGAAGGAGCACAACTTTATTTTGCTTTACCCTTAGAAAAAAACAACATAGATGAGGGCGAAAATGTTTGA
- a CDS encoding FmdE family protein, translated as MDEQLWEKAVAFHGHECPGLAIGFRACEAAQEKMGLKFSSDEEIVCVTENDACGVDAVQVIAGCSFGKGNLIYRGTGKMAFSFFNRTTGESVRIVLKPSQGEMDRQERQKYILTAPVEEVFEFKKPGFTVPKQAQLFRTVVCESCGEGAPEHKIRLQEGKKVCLDCFEDYSRGYGL; from the coding sequence ATGGATGAGCAGTTGTGGGAAAAAGCGGTGGCCTTTCATGGCCATGAGTGTCCGGGATTAGCCATTGGTTTCAGAGCATGTGAAGCGGCCCAGGAAAAAATGGGACTCAAGTTCTCCAGTGATGAGGAAATTGTTTGCGTGACGGAAAATGATGCCTGTGGAGTCGATGCTGTGCAAGTTATTGCGGGATGCAGCTTTGGCAAAGGAAATCTTATCTATCGGGGAACCGGAAAAATGGCCTTCAGCTTCTTCAACAGAACCACAGGGGAAAGTGTGAGAATCGTTCTGAAACCCTCTCAAGGGGAAATGGACCGGCAGGAACGGCAAAAGTATATCCTCACCGCTCCGGTGGAGGAAGTGTTTGAGTTTAAAAAGCCTGGTTTTACTGTGCCTAAGCAGGCCCAGCTCTTCAGGACCGTGGTCTGTGAAAGCTGCGGGGAAGGGGCGCCTGAACATAAGATCAGGCTCCAGGAGGGGAAAAAGGTCTGCCTGGACTGTTTTGAGGACTATTCAAGAGGATATGGATTATAA
- a CDS encoding response regulator, with protein sequence MFEVMIVDDMDIMIKQIKRLTLWSDETDFRIVAQASDGQEALEKLREHPVDLLITDIEMPVINGIELLKEVQERGLASCVVFLSVHSEFNFAKHAIQYGVFDYLIKPVVHDDLKQVLEKAKKHLLDKKKANEYVKTLEEQLVEKVDIYYPEAQLRSLLKQLDQGEKGALRGIEMMLDEVCEGVGHDRIKGALVLQKIYDEVFMSIQEAYPWLEKYITVEHYLENPSPQKAELQVLKERFMEHVERLMDTLNRFVLRSERSALVREVCLFCIEHIENQISLGKIAEAFYLTKNYVGDLFKQETGITVGEHITFIKIERAKRLVEKDALKNYEIAHLLGFSDAEYFGKLFKKYTGMPPMVYRAMKKDER encoded by the coding sequence ATGTTTGAGGTAATGATTGTCGATGATATGGATATTATGATAAAACAGATTAAGCGGTTAACCTTATGGAGCGATGAAACGGATTTTCGCATCGTGGCACAGGCATCGGATGGTCAAGAAGCCCTTGAAAAGCTTCGGGAGCATCCTGTAGACCTCTTGATTACGGATATTGAAATGCCAGTCATCAATGGAATTGAACTATTAAAAGAAGTACAAGAGCGGGGATTAGCTTCTTGCGTCGTATTTTTGAGCGTGCACAGTGAATTTAACTTTGCAAAACATGCGATTCAATACGGTGTTTTTGATTATTTGATTAAGCCTGTTGTCCATGATGACCTAAAACAGGTGCTCGAAAAAGCAAAAAAACATCTATTGGACAAGAAAAAGGCCAATGAATATGTAAAGACATTAGAGGAACAGCTGGTTGAAAAGGTAGATATCTATTATCCTGAGGCACAGCTGAGAAGCCTTTTGAAGCAGCTGGATCAAGGAGAAAAGGGAGCCTTAAGGGGAATAGAGATGATGCTTGATGAAGTGTGTGAGGGGGTAGGGCATGATCGGATTAAAGGGGCTCTGGTATTGCAAAAAATTTATGATGAAGTTTTCATGTCCATACAAGAGGCATATCCCTGGCTTGAGAAGTACATCACAGTAGAGCATTATCTGGAAAATCCCTCCCCTCAGAAAGCGGAGCTTCAAGTCCTGAAGGAGCGATTCATGGAGCATGTTGAAAGGCTGATGGACACACTGAATCGATTTGTTTTGCGGTCTGAACGCAGTGCCCTAGTAAGAGAGGTATGTCTTTTTTGTATTGAGCATATTGAAAATCAGATTAGTCTCGGAAAAATTGCAGAAGCATTTTATTTGACGAAGAATTATGTCGGTGATCTGTTCAAACAGGAGACGGGAATAACCGTAGGAGAGCATATTACTTTTATCAAAATAGAACGGGCAAAAAGATTGGTTGAAAAAGATGCCTTAAAAAACTATGAAATAGCCCATCTCCTGGGTTTTAGTGATGCAGAGTATTTCGGGAAGTTATTTAAGAAATATACGGGAATGCCACCTATGGTGTACAGGGCCATGAAAAAGGATGAGCGATAG
- a CDS encoding sulfite exporter TauE/SafE family protein, producing the protein MNTYALILIILTASTIQATTGFGFAIMSIPFLLLLFDPRDAIQLNIILALIISLMMIYKIRHTVNVRTLKRLILGSLLGTLPGLLIFTMDARPLKVFISVLLMVSTCLLATKVRIKESDRKELLVGVCSGFLTTSIGMPGPPLMIYYAGTNLDKATIRSTTVAYFVFINLISILLQLFLYGSTPIVWEATLISIPFMLLGIILGQFVFVRLNQQHLQKIIYLLLLFTSIYLLLTTMIVP; encoded by the coding sequence ATGAACACCTATGCTCTTATACTAATTATACTCACGGCCTCAACCATACAAGCCACCACTGGATTCGGTTTTGCCATCATGTCCATTCCCTTTCTCCTCCTCTTGTTTGACCCCCGTGATGCTATCCAATTAAATATTATACTTGCGCTTATCATCTCCCTCATGATGATTTATAAAATCCGCCATACTGTTAATGTCAGGACTCTGAAACGATTAATCCTTGGCAGCTTATTAGGTACTCTGCCTGGACTCCTCATCTTCACTATGGATGCCCGGCCATTAAAAGTATTCATTAGTGTGTTATTGATGGTCTCGACATGCTTATTGGCCACAAAAGTTCGCATAAAAGAAAGTGACAGGAAGGAACTCCTGGTAGGGGTGTGTTCTGGATTTCTCACCACAAGCATCGGCATGCCCGGTCCTCCCCTGATGATCTATTATGCAGGAACGAACCTTGATAAAGCTACCATACGCAGTACAACCGTCGCTTATTTTGTGTTTATTAATCTGATCAGTATTCTACTGCAACTCTTCCTTTATGGCAGTACTCCCATAGTCTGGGAGGCCACACTGATTTCTATTCCTTTCATGTTGCTGGGCATTATTCTTGGACAATTTGTCTTTGTCCGTCTTAATCAACAACATCTGCAAAAGATTATTTATCTTTTATTACTTTTTACCAGTATCTACTTACTTTTGACGACAATGATAGTCCCGTAA
- the nrdG gene encoding anaerobic ribonucleoside-triphosphate reductase activating protein codes for MMDFQIRIAGIIEESIVDGPGIRLTVFAQGCPHHCPGCHNPETHSYEGGKSIPISEILKGLAMNPLLDGITLSGGEPFAQAEGFALLAQSAKQRGFHVMTYSGYTYEELTAQSKKEPAWALLLEHTDLLVDGPFESANRNLLLPFRGSENQRIIDVQASLKQGKVVLALA; via the coding sequence ATGATGGACTTCCAGATCCGGATCGCAGGAATCATTGAAGAATCCATTGTCGATGGCCCGGGCATACGTTTGACGGTCTTTGCCCAAGGATGCCCTCACCACTGCCCCGGCTGCCATAATCCTGAGACCCATTCCTATGAAGGAGGAAAAAGCATCCCTATCTCAGAGATTCTCAAAGGTTTGGCGATGAATCCCCTCCTTGACGGCATCACTCTAAGCGGCGGGGAACCCTTTGCCCAAGCTGAAGGTTTTGCCTTATTGGCACAGTCCGCTAAGCAAAGGGGCTTCCACGTCATGACTTACTCTGGGTATACCTATGAAGAACTTACCGCTCAAAGTAAAAAAGAGCCTGCCTGGGCTCTCTTACTTGAGCATACCGATTTATTGGTGGACGGACCATTCGAATCAGCCAACAGAAATCTGCTTCTACCCTTTAGAGGTTCGGAGAACCAACGAATTATCGATGTGCAAGCAAGCCTGAAGCAGGGGAAGGTTGTTTTGGCCTTGGCTTAA
- a CDS encoding anaerobic ribonucleoside triphosphate reductase, producing the protein MITKIRKRDGREVPFNIEKIASAIFKAASATGGKDYQSSLLLAEEVVNYLEINLHKRVPSVEEIQDAVEKILIEKGHARTAKEFILYRAERTRVREMDTRLMKVYEDLTFKEAKDNDMKRENANIDGDTAMGTMLRYGSEGAKQFNEMFVLKPEHSKAHKEGDIHIHDMDFLTLTTTCCQIDIIKLFKEGFGTGHGFLREPNDIQSYSALACIAIQSNQNDQHGGQSIPNFDYGMAPGVAKSYIKLYRQNLLKACELLFPQEMDSEELEAHLKDVFSTLENQGGYTPTLSPDPGYFEQELALLQNLPNLKLDKPTLRKAQDFAAKKALAETDKKTYQAMEALVHNLNTMHSRAGAQIPFSSLNYGMDTTPEGRMVVKNLLLATEAGLGNGETPIFPIHIFKVKEGINYNPGEPNYDLFQLACRVSAKRLFPNFSFLDAPFNLQYYVPGRPETEIAYMGCRTRVIGNSYDPSRETIFGRGNLSFTTINLPRLALKSNKNRTEFFTMLDEKVDLVINQLLERFEIQARKKVKNFPFLMGQGIWLDSDQLGWDDEIREVLKHGTLSMGFIGLAECLIALTGRHHGESEEARQLGLEIVQHLRRRMDEAGQEYGLNFSLLATPAEGLSGRFIKMDQELFGSIPGITDKEYYTNSFHIPVSFPIPAFHKIKIEAPYHELTNAGHITYVEVDGDPAQNVEAFEKIIRCMKESGIGFGAVNHPVDRDPICGYTGIIGNECPRCGRAEGATPFERIRRITGYLVGTLDRFNDAKKAEVRDRIKHLNCLHSSADQREV; encoded by the coding sequence TTGATTACTAAGATTCGCAAGCGAGACGGACGAGAAGTTCCCTTTAACATTGAGAAAATAGCCAGCGCCATCTTTAAGGCGGCCAGCGCCACAGGAGGCAAGGACTATCAATCCTCCCTCCTTCTTGCTGAGGAAGTGGTCAACTACCTCGAGATCAACCTACATAAAAGAGTTCCTTCCGTGGAGGAAATTCAGGACGCTGTAGAAAAGATTCTTATCGAAAAAGGCCACGCCCGCACAGCCAAAGAGTTCATTCTCTATCGGGCAGAACGGACCCGGGTCCGGGAAATGGATACCCGGCTTATGAAAGTCTATGAGGATCTCACCTTTAAAGAAGCCAAAGACAACGATATGAAGCGGGAAAACGCCAATATTGACGGGGATACCGCCATGGGCACCATGCTGCGCTACGGCTCCGAAGGGGCTAAACAATTCAATGAGATGTTTGTCTTAAAGCCAGAACACTCTAAAGCCCACAAAGAGGGAGATATTCACATCCATGATATGGATTTTCTCACCCTCACCACCACCTGCTGCCAGATCGACATTATAAAACTCTTCAAAGAGGGCTTTGGGACCGGCCACGGCTTCTTAAGAGAACCCAACGATATCCAAAGCTACAGCGCTTTGGCTTGCATCGCCATTCAATCCAACCAGAACGACCAGCACGGCGGCCAAAGCATCCCTAATTTTGATTATGGCATGGCACCCGGTGTGGCCAAAAGCTATATTAAACTTTACAGACAAAACTTGCTCAAAGCCTGCGAGCTTTTATTCCCTCAGGAGATGGATTCGGAAGAGCTGGAAGCCCATCTTAAGGATGTGTTCTCCACTCTGGAAAACCAAGGGGGATATACGCCCACCCTTTCCCCTGATCCGGGCTATTTTGAGCAGGAATTAGCTCTGCTCCAAAACCTTCCTAACCTTAAACTGGACAAGCCTACCCTTCGGAAGGCCCAGGACTTTGCCGCTAAAAAGGCTCTCGCCGAGACGGATAAAAAAACCTATCAAGCTATGGAAGCCCTGGTCCATAATCTCAACACCATGCACAGCCGTGCCGGAGCCCAGATTCCCTTCAGCTCCCTCAATTACGGCATGGACACCACCCCGGAAGGCCGTATGGTGGTCAAAAATCTTCTCCTGGCTACAGAAGCAGGTCTGGGCAACGGGGAGACCCCCATTTTCCCTATCCATATCTTCAAAGTGAAGGAAGGGATCAATTATAATCCCGGGGAGCCCAACTACGATTTATTCCAGCTGGCCTGCCGGGTGAGTGCCAAAAGACTCTTCCCTAACTTCTCCTTCCTCGATGCTCCCTTTAACCTGCAATACTATGTCCCCGGCAGACCTGAGACGGAAATTGCCTACATGGGCTGCCGCACCCGGGTCATCGGCAATAGTTACGATCCTTCCCGGGAAACCATCTTTGGCCGGGGGAATCTTAGCTTTACCACCATCAACCTCCCCCGTCTCGCCTTAAAAAGCAACAAAAACCGCACTGAATTCTTTACCATGCTGGATGAGAAAGTTGACCTCGTCATCAACCAGCTCTTGGAACGCTTTGAGATTCAAGCCCGCAAAAAAGTCAAGAACTTCCCCTTCCTCATGGGGCAGGGGATCTGGCTGGACTCTGACCAATTGGGCTGGGATGATGAGATCCGCGAAGTGCTGAAGCACGGAACCCTTTCCATGGGCTTTATCGGACTGGCCGAGTGCCTTATAGCCTTAACCGGACGGCATCACGGGGAATCGGAAGAAGCCCGCCAATTGGGACTGGAGATTGTCCAGCATCTGCGCCGACGCATGGATGAAGCCGGGCAGGAATACGGGCTGAACTTCTCTCTCTTAGCCACTCCTGCCGAAGGCCTCTCCGGCCGCTTCATTAAGATGGATCAGGAGCTTTTCGGCAGCATCCCCGGTATCACGGATAAAGAATACTACACCAACAGCTTCCACATCCCCGTCAGCTTCCCCATCCCTGCCTTTCACAAAATTAAAATCGAAGCACCTTATCATGAATTGACCAATGCCGGCCATATCACTTATGTGGAGGTGGACGGCGACCCGGCTCAAAATGTGGAGGCCTTTGAGAAAATCATCCGCTGCATGAAAGAATCCGGCATCGGCTTCGGCGCCGTCAATCATCCTGTGGATCGGGATCCCATCTGCGGATATACAGGAATCATCGGCAACGAATGCCCTCGCTGCGGCAGAGCAGAAGGTGCCACCCCCTTTGAGCGCATCCGCCGCATCACCGGCTATTTGGTCGGCACCCTGGATCGTTTCAACGACGCCAAAAAGGCCGAAGTCCGGGATCGGATTAAACACCTGAATTGCCTCCACTCCTCTGCGGATCAGAGGGAGGTCTGA
- the carB gene encoding carbamoyl-phosphate synthase large subunit, which produces MPKREDIKKIMIIGSGPIVIGQAAEFDYSGTQACKALKNLGYEVVLVNSNPATIMTDPSTADATYIEPLNVRRITEIIEKERPDALLPNLGGQSGLNLSSELAKAGILDHYGVKVIGVQLDAIERGEDRIAFKETMERLGIDMPKSSPAYSVEEAEKIAQELGYPVVIRPAYTLGGTGGGLVYNVEELRTIVNRGISASMIGQVLVEESVLGWEELELEVVRDSKNQMITVCFIENIDAIGVHTGDSFCSAPMLTISQELQGRLQKYAYSIVEAIEVIGGTNVQFAYDPKTDRVVIIEINPRTSRSSALASKATGFPIALISSLLAAGLTLDEIPYWREGTLDKYTPWGDYVVIKFARWAFEKFKGVDDKLGTQMRAVGEVMSIGKNYKEAFQKAIRSLEIGRYGLGFAKDFNDKTLPELLELLKTPTSERHFMMYEALRKGADPVELTAITHVKTWFIEQMKELVDLEERLLTYQGKEFPAELLIQAKKDGFADRYLAKLLAVSEAEVRRQRLGLGLTQAWDAVPVSGVENASYYYSTYNAPDKVTTSHKEKVLILGGGPNRIGQGIEFDYCCVHAAFALKDLGYETIMINCNPETVSTDYDTSDKLYFEPLTVEDVLSIYEKERPIGAIVQFGGQTPLNIAAQLQEAGVRILGTVPEVIDQAEDRDQFRKMMEKLNIPMPQAGMASTLEEALAVAENIGYPVMVRPSYVLGGRGMEIVFDEEQLKEYVAAAVDITPERPILIDKFLENAIEAEADAISDGAHAFVPAVMEHIELAGIHSGDSACVIPPLTIADHHLNTIIDYTQRIAQELHVVGLMNIQYAIAGDKVYVLEANPRASRTVPLVSKVCNIPMARLATELILADYTGQKTDMAVNFKPAQIAHYGVKEAVFPFDKFPEVDPVLGPEMRSTGEVLGMADTFGLAYFKAQEATHSPLPFSGTVLMSIAEQDRSSVVVETAKEFLKLGFKIKATQGTQKFLKDHGIEAEFIHKIEEGRPNIPDGIMNGEIQLMINTPIGKLSVKDDSYIRKTAIKYKIPYITTTPAALASAKGIAASQEAAANKTVVRSLQEYHGEIV; this is translated from the coding sequence ATGCCTAAAAGAGAAGATATTAAAAAGATAATGATTATCGGGTCCGGCCCCATCGTCATCGGGCAGGCCGCCGAATTTGACTATTCAGGGACGCAGGCTTGTAAAGCCCTTAAAAATCTAGGTTATGAAGTGGTGTTGGTGAATTCCAATCCGGCCACCATTATGACAGACCCTAGTACCGCCGATGCCACATACATCGAGCCCCTCAATGTCCGGAGAATCACCGAGATCATCGAGAAGGAACGGCCCGATGCCCTCTTGCCCAACTTGGGAGGCCAATCAGGGCTTAACCTGAGTTCTGAACTGGCCAAAGCAGGGATTCTTGATCACTATGGAGTGAAAGTCATCGGGGTACAGCTGGATGCCATCGAGCGCGGTGAAGACCGGATCGCCTTTAAGGAAACCATGGAACGCCTGGGTATCGATATGCCCAAAAGCAGTCCCGCTTACAGTGTGGAAGAAGCAGAGAAAATCGCTCAAGAACTGGGCTATCCCGTGGTGATTCGTCCCGCCTACACCCTGGGCGGCACTGGAGGCGGCCTGGTCTACAATGTGGAAGAATTGAGAACTATCGTAAATCGGGGTATCTCTGCCAGCATGATCGGGCAGGTTCTGGTGGAGGAATCCGTCCTGGGCTGGGAAGAGCTGGAGCTGGAAGTGGTCCGGGATTCCAAAAATCAAATGATCACCGTGTGCTTCATTGAAAACATCGATGCCATTGGGGTCCATACCGGGGATTCCTTCTGCAGCGCTCCCATGCTAACCATCTCTCAGGAACTCCAGGGAAGGCTCCAGAAATACGCCTACTCCATCGTGGAAGCCATCGAAGTCATTGGTGGGACCAATGTTCAATTCGCCTACGATCCCAAAACCGACCGGGTGGTTATCATCGAGATTAATCCTCGTACTTCCCGCTCCTCCGCCCTGGCTTCCAAAGCCACAGGGTTCCCCATCGCCCTGATCTCTTCCTTGCTGGCTGCCGGTCTGACCCTGGATGAAATCCCTTACTGGCGGGAAGGAACCCTGGATAAATATACTCCCTGGGGTGACTACGTCGTAATCAAATTCGCCCGCTGGGCCTTCGAAAAGTTCAAGGGTGTGGATGACAAACTGGGCACTCAAATGCGGGCCGTAGGTGAGGTCATGAGCATCGGCAAAAATTACAAGGAAGCCTTCCAAAAAGCCATTCGTTCCCTGGAAATAGGCCGTTACGGCCTGGGCTTTGCCAAGGACTTTAACGACAAGACTCTCCCCGAACTTTTGGAGCTGCTTAAGACCCCTACCAGTGAACGGCATTTTATGATGTACGAAGCCCTGCGCAAGGGGGCTGACCCGGTGGAACTGACCGCCATCACCCATGTCAAGACCTGGTTCATTGAGCAGATGAAGGAACTGGTGGACCTGGAAGAAAGGCTTCTTACTTACCAGGGCAAGGAGTTCCCCGCCGAACTCCTGATTCAAGCCAAAAAAGACGGTTTTGCCGACCGCTATCTGGCGAAACTCTTAGCCGTCTCCGAAGCGGAAGTCCGCCGACAGCGTCTCGGACTGGGGTTGACCCAAGCCTGGGATGCCGTACCCGTAAGCGGAGTGGAAAACGCCTCCTATTATTACTCCACCTATAATGCGCCGGACAAGGTCACCACCAGCCACAAGGAAAAGGTCCTCATCCTGGGCGGCGGACCCAACCGCATCGGCCAAGGCATCGAATTTGACTACTGCTGCGTTCATGCCGCTTTCGCTTTAAAAGACCTGGGCTATGAGACCATCATGATTAATTGCAACCCCGAGACCGTGTCCACAGATTATGACACGTCAGATAAATTGTATTTCGAGCCTCTGACCGTGGAAGATGTCTTAAGCATCTATGAAAAGGAACGCCCCATCGGTGCCATCGTCCAATTCGGAGGCCAAACGCCTCTGAATATCGCCGCCCAACTTCAGGAGGCTGGAGTAAGAATTCTCGGTACCGTACCGGAAGTCATCGACCAGGCCGAGGACCGGGATCAATTCCGCAAAATGATGGAGAAGCTGAATATTCCCATGCCCCAGGCAGGTATGGCCAGTACCCTGGAGGAAGCTTTAGCAGTGGCGGAGAACATCGGTTATCCCGTCATGGTTCGTCCTTCCTATGTCTTGGGGGGCCGGGGCATGGAAATTGTCTTTGATGAAGAGCAACTGAAAGAGTATGTGGCGGCCGCCGTGGACATTACCCCGGAACGCCCCATCCTTATCGATAAATTCCTGGAAAACGCCATCGAAGCGGAAGCGGATGCCATCTCAGACGGTGCCCATGCTTTCGTCCCCGCCGTTATGGAACATATCGAGCTGGCGGGGATCCACTCCGGAGACAGTGCCTGCGTCATACCTCCTCTGACCATTGCCGACCACCACCTAAATACCATCATCGATTATACCCAGCGGATTGCTCAGGAACTCCATGTCGTAGGACTCATGAATATCCAATACGCCATTGCCGGGGATAAGGTCTACGTCCTGGAAGCCAATCCCAGGGCTTCCCGTACCGTACCTTTAGTCTCCAAGGTCTGCAATATCCCTATGGCACGGCTTGCCACAGAATTGATCCTGGCCGACTATACCGGGCAAAAGACCGATATGGCAGTAAACTTCAAACCCGCTCAGATCGCCCATTACGGTGTCAAGGAAGCGGTCTTCCCCTTTGACAAATTCCCTGAAGTGGATCCCGTTCTCGGTCCGGAAATGCGTTCCACAGGAGAGGTCCTGGGCATGGCCGATACCTTCGGGCTGGCCTATTTCAAAGCCCAGGAAGCGACTCACTCCCCCTTACCCTTCAGCGGAACCGTACTCATGAGCATCGCAGAACAGGACCGCTCTTCAGTGGTGGTCGAGACCGCCAAGGAATTCCTCAAACTGGGCTTTAAGATTAAAGCCACCCAGGGGACCCAAAAATTCCTCAAGGATCATGGAATCGAAGCCGAATTCATCCACAAAATAGAGGAAGGCCGTCCCAACATCCCCGATGGCATCATGAACGGCGAGATCCAATTGATGATCAATACACCGATTGGAAAACTCAGTGTGAAGGATGATTCCTATATCCGCAAAACCGCTATCAAATATAAAATCCCCTATATCACTACCACCCCTGCCGCTCTAGCCAGTGCCAAGGGAATCGCCGCGTCTCAGGAAGCCGCCGCCAATAAGACCGTGGTTAGGTCCTTGCAGGAATATCATGGTGAGATCGTGTGA
- a CDS encoding YjfB family protein codes for MDIAALSVVSNQVQLKQQASISVMKMVMNTSQEQTNAMLAMASGISNEMELSVNPQLGSQLNVLV; via the coding sequence ATGGATATAGCAGCTTTGTCCGTCGTTTCCAATCAGGTTCAGCTTAAACAGCAAGCTTCAATTTCTGTCATGAAGATGGTTATGAATACCTCTCAGGAACAAACCAATGCCATGCTGGCCATGGCTTCGGGGATATCCAATGAGATGGAGCTATCTGTGAATCCTCAGCTTGGCAGTCAACTTAACGTCTTGGTATAA